The following proteins come from a genomic window of Miscanthus floridulus cultivar M001 chromosome 2, ASM1932011v1, whole genome shotgun sequence:
- the LOC136539328 gene encoding uncharacterized protein, which yields MASTAIPSPPPPAVPERRLPLVPRLADDGGGGGRGDDARGSSAGGGGSGSVAGISPSILIIAVIVVVMLLASLCIHYFIRHLCRHVGPAGSSSASSRQAPPLPLVSRPAAGASVAPADGQEGGGGTKAAAAAEAEAERLIARLPLFTLSSSLASVPKSSRDCAVCQSAFRDDDELRLLPACRHAFHSRCVDPWLRANPSCPLCRASIALPHPPLTDLLRVELGSVSSRRSNPDAAAAAVRAYPLPGGLPNSASSEYLVEEELQVVLKPSPRAAAGSSDPPNQQQQHHQLAAVERGQPSSSSVGLTPTASFRSTAERWSSRWSNRWSSRWSSGRWSSRYDAGTVTAAATAEWWWDMDGGVAPATRRRDADDGSASFYGFVRWLTGAY from the coding sequence ATGGCATCTACCGCCATCCCGTCCCCGCCGCCTCCGGCGGTGCCGGAGCGGAGACTGCCGCTGGTGCCGCGGCTGGCGGACGATGGCGGCGGGGGCGGAAGGGGCGACGACGCGCGAGGGAGTAGTGCGGGAGGGGGCGGGAGCGGGAGCGTGGCGGGCATCTCGCCGAGCATCCTCATCATCGCGGTCATCGTGGTGGTGATGCTGCTCGCGTCGCTATGCATCCACTACTTCATCCGCCACCTCTGCCGCCACGTGGGCCCAGCGGGGTCCTCCTCCGCTTCGTCCCGGCAGGCGCCGCCGCTCCCGCTCGTGTCGCGACCTGCGGCGGGGGCGTCCGTGGCGCCCGCCGACGgccaggagggaggaggagggacgaaggcggcggccgcggcggaggcggaggccgaGCGGCTCATCGCGCGCCTGCCGCTGTTCACGCTGTCCTCGTCGCTGGCCTCGGTGCCCAAGTCGTCGCGCGACTGCGCCGTGTGCCAGAGCGCGTTCCGCGACGACGACGAGCTCCGCCTCCTGCCCGCCTGCCGGCACGCCTTCCACTCCCGCTGCGTGGACCCGTGGCTGCGCGCCAACCCATCCTGCCCGCTGTGCCGCGCCTCCATCGCGCTGCCCCACCCGCCGCTCACGGACCTCCTCCGTGTGGAGCTCGGCAGCGTCAGCAGCCGCCGCTCCAACCCGGACGCTGCggccgccgccgtccgcgcgtACCCGCTCCCCGGTGGCCTCCCCAACTCGGCGTCGTCGGAGTACCTCGTCGAGGAGGAGCTCCAGGTCGTGCTCAAACCGagcccgcgcgccgccgccgggtcCAGCGACCCGccaaaccagcagcagcagcatcaccaGCTCGCCGCGGTGGAGCGCGGgcagccgtcgtcgtcgtccgtgGGGCTGACCCCTACGGCATCGTTCAGGTCGACGGCGGAGCGGTGGAGCAGCAGGTGGAGCAACCGGTGGAGCAGCCGGTGGAGCAGCGGGCGCTGGAGCAGCCGGTACGACGCCGGGACCGTGACGGCCGCGGCCACGGCGGAGTGGTGGTGGGACATGGACGGCGGCGTGGCCCCCGCGACGCGGCGGAGGGACGCGGACGACGGCAGCGCGTCCTTCTACGGGTTCGTGCGGTGGCTCACCGGGGCATACTAG